GCAGGGAAGCCCGATGACCCCCGCCTGCTCGATGAGAAAGTGGGCGGAGGTGGCCAGCGGAGCGGTTTCCGTCGATCCCCAGGAGGAGGTCATGGGCACCCGCTTCCCGGTCGCCTGCACGGAGACCGCCTCCAGGCGCCTCCACAGATCCTGGGACAGGGCGGCCCCGGCGTAGAAGATCAGCTGCAGCCGGCGGAAGAAGCTGCCGCGCAGCGCCTCGTCCCTCTCGAGGAAGGGAAGCAGCATGGAGAAGCCGGCCGGAACGTTGAAGTAGATGGTCGGGGAGAGCTCGGCCAGGTTCCTCACCGTCTGCTCCACCATGCCGGGGGCCGGCTTTCCGCCGTCGATGTAGAGGGTCCCCCCCCGCTTGAGGACCAGGTTGAAGTTGTGGTTCCCCCCGAAGGTGTGATTCCAGGGAAGCCAGTCGACCAGGACCGGCGGGGTCTTTTCCGTGAACGGCCACACCTGGGCCAGCATCTGCTGGTTCGCGCAGAGCATCCCGTGGGTGTTGATCACCCCCTTGGGGAGGCCGGTCGACCCGGAGGTGAAGAGGACCTTGGCGACGGAGTCGGGGCCCACCGCCTGGAACGCCTTCTCCACCGCATCCGTGGCGGGAGGTTCCAGCAGGACGGAAAAGGGGGTGGCGCGGAGTCCGGCGGCCTCCCCTCCCCGGGTGACCACCTCCACCCCGGCAAGGTCCAATGCCCCGAGGGCCCTGGCGAACATCCTGCCCTGCTCGGCGAAGACCAGCCCGGGCCGCACATCCCCGAAGATGGCCCGAAGCTTTGCAAAGTCCTGGCTCAGCAGCGAATAGGCCACGGAGACCGGCACCACCGGGACCCCCGCAACGAATCCCCCGAGCATGAGCAGCGCATGGTCGATGGAGTTCCCGGAGAGGATCATCACGGGACGCTCCGGGCCCAGCCCCCGGTCGATCAGCGCCTGGGCGACGGAATCGGCGAGGCGGGCGGCCT
The window above is part of the Deltaproteobacteria bacterium GWC2_65_14 genome. Proteins encoded here:
- a CDS encoding feruloyl-CoA synthase, with amino-acid sequence MNRAGFAPIDFAPARVDVETTPGGGYLLRSPVPLEPCDRSLGVLLRRWAAEAPMRTFLGEREPSGQWRLQSYREAARLADSVAQALIDRGLGPERPVMILSGNSIDHALLMLGGFVAGVPVVPVSVAYSLLSQDFAKLRAIFGDVRPGLVFAEQGRMFARALGALDLAGVEVVTRGGEAAGLRATPFSVLLEPPATDAVEKAFQAVGPDSVAKVLFTSGSTGLPKGVINTHGMLCANQQMLAQVWPFTEKTPPVLVDWLPWNHTFGGNHNFNLVLKRGGTLYIDGGKPAPGMVEQTVRNLAELSPTIYFNVPAGFSMLLPFLERDEALRGSFFRRLQLIFYAGAALSQDLWRRLEAVSVQATGKRVPMTSSWGSTETAPLATSAHFLIEQAGVIGLPCPGVILKMVPGGGKLELRVKGPNVTPGYLNRPDLTREAFDDEEFYRIGDAGRFVDPGDPTKGIAFDGRVAEDFKLDTGTWVHAGTLRLAVMAAAAPALQDALVAGHDRAEVGILAWPNLQGCRQLCGDADGTLPVEALVRRREVVDHLRKALADHNARQEGSAARVGRLLLMTEPPSIDANEITDKGYINQRAALERRKGLLERLYAAKPDPDVVVLYFIPNGGKR